The Puniceicoccaceae bacterium region CTTCGTTTGACGCTCCGGAAATTTCAGAACTGTTTGGAACCTGGGGGAATCCTGATCTCACGCCCGAAACTGGTAGCAACTTTGATATTGGCATGGAGCAGGTGTTTACGGATCAGCTGCGCGGTGGCATCACTTTTTTCAGGATCGGCATGGATGACCACATCGAATACCTGAGGAGTACAAATCAATACGCCAACGTCGACTGGGAAAGCACGGGCTTGGAAAGCTATCTCGAATGGGATGTGAACCAGCAGCTCATGCTGCGAGTCGGTCACACCTGGGCGGATGCCGAACGCAAGGGAGTGGACGATACACTGCTGTTTCATTCACCCGAGCACACGCTCAGCCTGATGGTGGATTTCAGCATGCTCGATGATCGCCTGCAGCATGCGATTACGATTCAATACGTAGATGAACGGGAGACCTGGGATGGTCCTGTGGATGCATTTACAGTGGTGGATTGGAGCACGCGTTTTCAAGTCAACGAGCAGGCGTCCGTTTGGTTGCGCGTCGAAAACCTCTTGGATGAAACCTATGAGGAGATCCTCTACTATCGTGCTCCGGGACTTGGGGTGTTTGGCGGGTTCAAGCTGGAATTTTGAGATTTGCCGTCAGTCGAAGGATGGGCAGGTTGACTTGTTCGCCTTGCCCATCCACATTCTTCAAGACCATGCATTGCTGTTTCTTTCAGAGAAATCAGAACCGAAGCCACCGAACGCACGGTGGCTTGTTTGCTTTCCTGCTGATCGGTATCACCTTGCAGTTCGCCGGAGTCCCCAGCGCTGCTGCCAGTGAACTGAAGTATGCCCGGAATTTTCAGATTCAGGAGCAGGACGGTTACCGTTTGATTACCGTCAGT contains the following coding sequences:
- a CDS encoding TonB-dependent receptor — its product is SFDAPEISELFGTWGNPDLTPETGSNFDIGMEQVFTDQLRGGITFFRIGMDDHIEYLRSTNQYANVDWESTGLESYLEWDVNQQLMLRVGHTWADAERKGVDDTLLFHSPEHTLSLMVDFSMLDDRLQHAITIQYVDERETWDGPVDAFTVVDWSTRFQVNEQASVWLRVENLLDETYEEILYYRAPGLGVFGGFKLEF